One Thunnus thynnus chromosome 21, fThuThy2.1, whole genome shotgun sequence DNA segment encodes these proteins:
- the LOC137173580 gene encoding C-C chemokine receptor type 1-like, producing MESTTPDYNYTYDDDDEKPVGPCNRDSDNLLGAQLSTIYYFMFLFSLFGNGLVLVIIHRFEKLTTVTNILLLNLVVSSLIFMSSLPFLGVYKQLSNWIFGKVMCKIVGSVYYLGFYSSVLFLTLLTFDRHLAVVYSMGGSQVRNQRYALLSCAVVWLVSGLACIPQMILHTTFIHHMTNKTLCQEHPGYLTFVDADKLRDSRFYLQLFLFLLFPLIVIVYCYIRIAITVISSKIVTKFKTVRLIFIIVLLFFICWTPFNVVQLLPDEDLSCEELQKRGYALQVTRDIAYIYFCISPIFYTFVGRKFQSYFRQLLVKRFPGLKKHISVSQVSRTSMSTKSTQNEL from the exons ATGGAATCAACAACTCCTGATTATAACTATACttatgacgatgatgatgagaaGCCGGTTGGACCATGTAATCGGGACAGTGACAACTTACTGGGAGCTCAACTGTCCACCATTTACTACTTCATGTTTCTCTTCAGTCTCTTTGGCAACGGGCTGGTACTGGTCATCATCCATCG GTTTGAGAAGCTGACCACTGTGACCAACATCTTGCTGCTGAACCTAGTGGTGTCCTCCCTGATCTTCATGAGCAGTCTTCCCTTCTTGGGAGTCTACAAGCAGCTCTCCAACTGGATCTTTGGCAAAGTAATGTGCAAGATTGTAGGCAGTGTCTACTACCTGGGTTTCTACAGTTCTGTCCTGTTTCTAACTCTCCTGACATTCGACCGACACCTTGCTGTCGTTTACTCCATGGGTGGGTCACAGGTGAGGAATCAACGCTATGCGCTGCTCTCCTGTGCTGTGGTGTGGCTGGTCAGTGGTCTGGCGTGCATCCCACAGATGATTCTCCACACAACTTTTATTCATCATATGACCAACAAAACACTCTGTCAGGAACATCCTGGTTACTTGACATTTGTTGATGCAGACAAGCTGAGAGATTCTAGATTTTATCTtcaacttttccttttcttgctcTTTCCTCTGATTGTTATTGTGTACTGCTACATTAGGATTGCTATCACTGTCATATCATCCAAGATAGTTACCAAGTTCAAGACAGTCAGGCTGATATTTATCATTgtcctgttgttttttatatgctGGACCCCATTCAATGTTGTACAACTATTACCTGATGAAGACCTGTCCTGTGAGGAATTACAGAAGAGGGGTTATGCACTTCAAGTCACTCGTGACATTGCCTACATTTACTTCTGCATCAGTCCCATCTTCTATACATTTGTTGGGAGAAAATTCCAGAGCTACTTCAGACAGCTGCTGGTGAAACGCTTCCCAGGGTTAAAGAAGCATATTTCTGTCAGTCAGGTCAGCAGAACTAGTATGTCCACAAAAAGTACACAAAATGAATTATAG
- the LOC137173439 gene encoding C-C chemokine receptor type 1-like, whose translation MESTTEYNYDYEDNGEKPVGPCNRDSENLLGAQLSTIYYFMFLFSLFGNGLVLVIIHRFEKLTTVTNILLLNLVVSSLIFMSSLPFLGVYKQLSNWIFGKVMCKIVGSVYYLGFYSSVLFLTLLTFDRHLAVVYSVRGSQVRNQRYALLSCAVVWLVSGLACIPQMILHTTFSHHMADKTLCQEHPGNTTSIDDNLRASGFYLQLFLFLLFPLIVIVYCYIRIAITVISSQIVTKFKTVRLIFIIVLLFFICWTPFNVVQLLPDEGLSCEELQKRGYALQVTRDIAYIYFCISPIFYTFVGRKFQSYFRQLLVKRFPGLKKHISVSQVSRTSMSTKSTQNEL comes from the exons ATGGAATCAACAACTGAATATAACTATGATTATGAAGATAATGGTGAGAAGCCGGTTGGACCATGTAATCGGGACAGTGAAAACTTACTGGGAGCTCAACTGTCCACCATTTACTACTTCATGTTTCTCTTCAGTCTCTTTGGCAACGGGCTGGTCCTGGTCATCATCCATCG GTTTGAGAAGCTGACCACTGTGACCAACATCTTGCTGCTGAACCTAGTGGTGTCCTCCCTGATCTTCATGAGCAGTCTTCCCTTCTTGGGAGTCTACAAGCAGCTCTCCAACTGGATCTTTGGCAAAGTAATGTGCAAGATTGTAGGCAGTGTCTACTACCTGGGTTTCTACAGTTCTGTCCTGTTTCTAACTCTCCTGACATTCGACCGACACCTTGCTGTCGTTTACTCCGTGCGTGGGTCACAGGTGAGGAATCAACGCTATGCGCTGCTCTCCTGTGCTGTGGTGTGGCTGGTCAGTGGTCTGGCGTGCATCCCACAGATGATTCTCCACACAACTTTTAGTCATCATATGGCCGACAAAACACTCTGTCAGGAACATCCTGGTAACACAACGTCTATTGATGACAACCTAAGAGCATCTGGATTTTACCTtcaacttttccttttcttgctcTTTCCTCTGATTGTTATTGTGTACTGCTACATTAGGATTGCTATCACTGTCATATCATCCCAGATAGTTACCAAGTTCAAGACAGTCAGGCTGATATTTATCATTgtcctgttgttttttatatgctGGACCCCATTCAATGTTGTACAACTATTACCTGATGAAGGCCTGTCCTGTGAGGAATTACAGAAGAGGGGTTATGCACTTCAAGTCACTCGTGACATTGCCTACATTTACTTCTGCATCAGTCCCATCTTCTATACATTTGTTGGGCGAAAGTTCCAGAGCTACTTCAGACAGCTGCTGGTGAAACGCTTCCCAGGGTTAAAGAAGCATATTTCTGTCAGTCAGGTCAGCAGAACTAGTATGTCCACAAAAAGTACACAAAATGAATTATAG